One stretch of Hemibagrus wyckioides isolate EC202008001 linkage group LG01, SWU_Hwy_1.0, whole genome shotgun sequence DNA includes these proteins:
- the pomgnt2 gene encoding protein O-linked-mannose beta-1,4-N-acetylglucosaminyltransferase 2: MHALGCRMNLAAVLNGLLVSLVAALLWKYVQLSDHMAQLEEELQLTRQSQELSHVRIDYHAALLALQEQGTRMVCTGKMHTDRICRFDYLCYCTEAEEFIFFHSNASVMLPNLGPRRFQPALLDLSSVEDHNTQYFNFLELPAAALKYMPKPVFVPDVTLILNRFNADNLMHIFHDDLLPIFYTMQQYTDLDDEARLVFMEGWGEGSHFDLYRLLSSKQPLLKEHLRNFGKLMCFTKSYVGLSKMTTWYQYGFVQPQGPKANILVSGNEIRQFAYFIMDRLNITTEERPEGDDYIVVFSRASNRLILNEAELLLALAQEYKMRTVTVSLEDQTFASIVQLISAASMLVSMHGAQLIMSMFLPRGAAVIELFPYAVNPEHYTPYKTLASLPGMDLQYIAWRNTNEENSVAYPDRPWEQGGITHLEKEEQERILTSKEVPRHLCCRNPEWLFRIYQDTIVDIPSFLEVIREGLKVKPNLKKSKPASVIHPGRVRQPKCQTSVQAAHEAKLSVSWQIPWNLKYLKVREVKYEVWIQEQGENTYMPYILPQQNYTFSDNIKPFTTYLVWVRCIFNKNLLGPFADVLICKT; this comes from the coding sequence ATGCATGCATTAGGCTGTAGAATGAACCTGGCAGCAGTGCTAAATGGCCTGCTTGTGTCGCTGGTCGCAGCCCTGCTATGGAAGTATGTTCAGCTAAGCGACCACATGGCCCAACTGGAAGAGGAGCTACAGCTGACTCGCCAGTCCCAGGAACTTTCACATGTGCGCATAGATTATCATGCTGCCCTGTTGGCACTGCAAGAGCAGGGTACAAGGATGGTTTGCACCGGCAAGATGCACACTGACCGCATCTGCCGCTTTGACTATCTTTGCTATTGTACCGAGGCTGAGGAGTTCATATTCTTCCATAGCAATGCCTCAGTCATGCTTCCCAATTTGGGCCCTCGTCGCTTCCAACCAGCCCTGCTAGACTTGTCCTCTGTTGAGGATCATAATACACAGTATTTTAACTTCTTGGAACTGCCTGCAGCTGCACTAAAGTATATGCCGAAGCCTGTGTTTGTGCCAGATGTCACTCTCATCCTTAATCGCTTCAATGCTGATAACCTTATGCACATCTTCCACGATGATCTCCTTCCAATATTCTACACCATGCAGCAGTACACAGACTTGGACGATGAGGCCAGGCTTGTCTTCATGGAAGGCTGGGGAGAGGGGAGCCATTTTGATCTCTATCGCCTCCTTAGCAGCAAGCAACCGCTACTTAAAGAGCATTTGAGGAACTTTGGCAAGCTCATGTGCTTCACCAAATCTTATGTTGGATTGTCAAAGATGACCACATGGTACCAGTATGGCTTTGTACAGCCCCAAGGGCCCAAAGCCAACATTTTGGTGTCTGGGAATGAGATTCGTCAGTTTGCCTATTTCATAATGGACAGGCTTAATATCACCACAGAGGAGAGGCCTGAAGGTGATGATTATATAGTAGTGTTTAGTAGAGCTTCTAATAGGCTGATACTCAACGAGGCAGAGTTGCTTCTTGCTTTGGCTCAAGAGTACAAAATGAGGACAGTCACCGTGTCCTTGGAGGAccaaacatttgcaagcatagtCCAGCTCATCAGTGCGGCATCCATGTTGGTCAGTATGCACGGTGCCCAGCTCATCATGTCCATGTTCCTACCACGGGGGGCTGCTGTCATTGAGCTTTTCCCATATGCAGTCAACCCTGAACATTATACACCATATAAAACTCTGGCCTCCTTGCCAGGAATGGACCTGCAGTATATAGCATGGAGAAACACCAACGAAGAGAACTCTGTGGCCTATCCTGACCGCCCCTGGGAGCAAGGAGGCATCACTCACTTGGAGAAAGAGGAACAGGAACGTATCCTAACCAGCAAGGAGGTGCCAAGACACCTCTGTTGTCGCAACCCAGAGTGGCTTTTCCGGATTTATCAAGACACCATTGTGGACATTCCGTCCTTCCTGGAAGTCATTCGAGAAGGTCTAAAAGTTAAGCCTAATCTGAAAAAGAGCAAACCTGCCAGTGTAATACATCCTGGTCGGGTCAGACAACCCAAGTGCCAGACATCAGTGCAGGCTGCCCATGAAGCAAAGCTCTCTGTGTCTTGGCAGATTCCTTGGAATCTCAAGTACTTGAAGGTAAGAGAGGTAAAATATGAAGTGTGGATCCAGGAGCAGGGAGAGAACACGTACATGCCTTACATTCTCCCCCAACAGAACTATACATTTTCAGACAACATTAAGCCCTTTACCACATATTTAGTGTGGGTGCGCTGTATCTTTAACAAGAACCTTTTGGGACCATTTGCAGATGTTCTTATATGTAAAACCTAA